The sequence ATGGGAGTTGAGATGGTGTTAAATAAACTTGTCCTGCAGCCAACTATTATAATTGGTTCCAGTATGGGTGCCTGGCTTGCTATGTTGGCTGCTATAAAATTTCCTAGTAAAATTTGTAGCGTTATTGGTCTTGCTCCAGCAATAGATTTTACAGAAAACATTTGGGAAAATTTAACTGAAAGTCAAAAAAAACAAATGCAACAGCAAAAATGGCTTGATGTTAGTGGGCGTAATTGCAATAATACATACCCAATAAGCTATCAATTAATACTTGAAGCCAAAAATCACTTGTTACTAAACTCAAATAGTATTAATCTTAAGAAACCTGTTCATTTAATTCACGGGATGTTAGATATTGATGTACCTTATAATATTTCAAATAAGTTAGTAGAAAAAATTACTAGTGATATAGTAGTAATGAAATTAATAAAAGATGGGCATCACAATCTCTCAAGAGAATCAGATTTGGCTATAATTGCTAATTCTTTGGAAGAAATAATAAAATATAAAAACTAATGAATAACCATAAATTTGCTAAAACAGCTAAAGTCTCAGATTTTTTAAAAGTTGCAGAAGTAATAGATAAGCTAGATCAAGATAGTTTGGTGCTTTTTGATGTGGATGACGTACTGATCATGGCTCAAGATGAATATCGCTTAACTCATCCTTATAGACGTGAATGGTGTGTTGAAAGCAAAAAACGCTTTACTAGAAAAGAAAGGCAACTTTTTTTTAGTATTATTCTAAAAAATCGTACTATTCGCTTAGTGAACCCCAATATAAATGATATATTGAGTAAATTATGGGAGAGGCAAATTCCAACTGCTGCTTTAACCAAGCTATATACAGGTAGATTCGGGGTTATTGAAGATTTTATCAATTGGCGTTTAAAAGAGCTTAAAGGAATAAATATAGATTTTATGAAATCTACTCCAATAAAAGAGGAAATATTAATTGATGAATTACATAGTGAGAATGGTATGCCGATGATGGAAGAAGGGGTGATTCTTACTGCCGATATTGATAAAGGTGTAGTATTAGAGAATATTTTACACAAGAAAAATTACTACCCTAAAACCATAATATTCGTTGATGATGTTTTAGAAAATATTGAGTCGGTGGAAAAAATATGTACTAAATTACAGATTAATTTTTATGGTTTTGAATTTAGCGGAGCTTCTTTAGTACCGGAAGCAGAGCTTGATAAAAAAAGTGAAAAAATTCGTTTTGAAATTTTAGAGAATGAACATCGTTGGCTAACAGATTTAAAACTTTAATAGGATATTTGAAATGTTGAATAAGTTAATTGTTTTTGTAAGTATATGCATTATTTCTTGCTGTGCTATCGCTGAAAAACAAGAGGGCATTCCGGTAAAAGCCAGTAAAGTGCAAATGGCTGATTTGCATAATGTTTTCAGCGTTGTCGGACAATGTAAAAATGATGCAAGCCGGGATTATTATGCTAATATTTCTGGTACGGTTGATGTAGTATCTGATTCTCATGGTAAGGTTAATAAAGGAGATATTTTGCTTATTATTGACAAAGATTTAGCTACGTCAACTAAGTCACAAGCAGAAATCTCTTTAAAAACGGCGATGACTGCTTATGAACGTGATAAGGCATTATTTGCCAAAAAATATATTAGTAGTGATGTACTAGAAAAATCAAATAGTGATTTAGAAACAGCTAAGCTTGCTTTTTCCAAAGCAATGAATAGTTACAACGATATGGTTATCGTAGCACCATTTGATGGAAATATTGGTATAATAAAGCTAAAAAAAGGGGATAAGGTAGAACAAAAAAATTATCTTTTTAGCATTATTGCTCAAAATTCTACCACTAAGAGTATTTTAATGGAGTTACCTGAGGAGCTTTATAATCAGGTGTCAGTATCTACTGATTTAGTGATAACCGATAATAATGGTGATAAGATTAATGGAAAAATTGCTGAAATCTCACAATATGTTTCAGATAATGGTACTATAGGTGCTAAAGTTATTGTTGATTCTAATAGTAATATGCTACATAGAAGCTATGTGCCTATAGACTTAATTATTAACAAACATCGGAATTTAGCAGTAGCTAGTCAATCAGTGCAGAGTAATAGTAAAGGTCAGTATTTTGTATATAAACTTAATGATAACAAAGTGCAACAACTTTATGTTAAGCTAGGTACTAGTCTAAATGGTTTAACAGAGATTATTTCAGACGAAATCAAAGAAGGAGATATGGTAGTAGTGGAAGGAATTACTAAGATTAATGACGGTAGCATAGTGAAATTATTATAGCTACCCAAAAAAGGTTTTAGCCATGTGAACTGACGTTATTGCGAAGAGCCGAAGGCGACGAAGCAATCCAAGAATAATGGATTGCCACACTCACATATGTTCGTTCGCAATGACGTGTATGCATCTCAAACGTCATTGCGAGACTACGTAGTAGTCGAAGCAATCCATTTTTATTCACTTTCCTGGATTGCTTCGTTGACCTACGGGCTTCCTCACAATGACGGTTTGTATGGGTAAATACTAATCGGGTTAGTTATAGATTTAAAAAGGAGAAAATATGGAATATATATTATTAGTTTGTAGTATCGTGGCGATCCTTATTATTATACAGATGGTTAAGGTTGTGCCACAACAACAAGCATGGATTGTTGAAAAATTTGGGAAATTTGATAGCATCTTGCAGCCTGGCTTGAGTATTTTGATACCAGTGATTCAGAAAGTAGCCTACAAACACACTTTAAAGGAAGAAGCGATTGATGTGACTGCTCAAACAGCCATTTCCAATGATAATGTTACGTTACTAATAGATGGTGTGTTATATGTAAAAATTGTCGATCCAGTTGCTGCATCTTATGGGGTTAATAGTCCATATTATGCTATCACTCAGCTTGCACAGACCACTATGCGTTCAGAAATAGGTAAGTTACCATTAGACAGAACTTTTGAAGAACGAGAAACCTTGAATATCGCTATTGTTTCTGCTATTAACCAAGCGGCAGTCAATTGGGGAATACAATGTATGCGTTATGAAATTAAAGACATTCAGCCACCACAAACAATACTTAAAGCGATGGAGTTACAAGTTGCAGCAGAACGTCAAAAACGAGCCCAAATTTTAGACTCAGAAGGCAATAGACAAGCAAAAATAAACCATGCGGAAGGCGAGAAGGCTCAAGTTGTATTAAATTCTGAAGCTTCCTATATTGATCAAGTAAATAGGGCTAAGGGTGAGGCTGAAGCAATAGGATTAGTAGCCATGGCTACTGCTAAAAGTATTGAACTTATAGCAGCCTCTATTCAGAAATCTGGAGGAAACGATGCAGTATCTTTAAAAATCGCTGAACAATATATATCTGCTTTTGGTGAGTTAGCTAAGGATAGTAATACAGTAATTTTGCCGGCAAATCTTTCTGAACCAGGAAGCTTTATAACTCAAGCTTTGAGTATTTTTGATCAGCTGAAATCAGCGAGTGATAAGAAATTGCCTAAGGAATCATCTACAAAGAAAAAACTTAGTGCTAGTGAATAACCTGCTATACTCTAATAATGAGCGTTCACGGTTTTTTTGCTATTTTCTTATGATGAATAAAAGCCAAGCGTCATTGCGAGACCACGTAGTGGTTGTGGCAATCCATTATTCTTGGATTGCTTCGTCGCTACTAAAGTAGCTCCTCGCAATGACGTCTTGTACTTTAACTTTTTTCCTGTGAACGCTCACCTCTAAATAATATGTGCAAATCTAATGATTCAAAATAAGTATATTGTTAGACTGGCATTCTTTGGGTTATTTATAAATATCATTGTCAACATGATTTACTATCGTTACTTCATTATTGAAGAAATGATTTTAAAGCAAGTTGGAGAAGCAAATATTAAAATAGCTGGTGTTTATACAAAAAATGTCTGGAATAGGAATAAAACGGCTGTAAATAAATTACATGAATTTGGTTATATAAATTTATTGCAAGATGCCGATTTTATTAAATTTGCAACTACTTCAGTTGATATTTTTGTTAATCTCAATGCCTATATTTCTTTATATGATCTACAAGGTCATAAAATTATAACCAGCTCTCCAATTCAAATAACAAGTCAGGTGAATTTTCCTGAAGATACTTTGTATCAAAGAATTATTAGCCAATTTGACAAATATTTTTTAAAAGAGCTGGTTGTAGAGCAAGCCTTTAACAAAGCTTTTAAAGGAATGACAAGTCATATATTAATTCCTAGAGCCCTATTCCATATGTCAGGGAAAGTAGAGAAAGCATCCTGTATAACAAGTTATATTCCAATAATAAACCGCGACTTATCTAGGTATCCTGTTGATGGTGTGTTAGAGATTAATACTAATATTACTAGTTTATGGTCAAGTATTATAGAGCTGGAGAAAAAAGTATTACTAACATTTTTTATCATTATGCTAATATTCTTAATTATCGTAATTAGCAACACAAATTATGCACAGAAGATTATAGATCAACAATTTGAGGCTAATAAAGCGTTAGAGGAAGCGGTAATTAAGGTTAGAAATGAAAGTTCTGCTCATACTAAATTTTTTGCCAATGTTAGTCATGAACTACGTACCCCTTTAAATGCTATTATAGGTTTTTCAGAAATTATGATGTCTACACCTTACAATAAAGAGCATGATAATTATATAAAAGATATTAACAGTGCAGGTAAGCATTTACTTAGTATAATAACTGATATATTAGACTTATCAAAAGCATCGGCTGACAAGCTATTAGTTGAATTTATCGAGTTAGATCTCAATAAATTAATTACTTCTACTGTAAGGATAATGAATCCAAGAGCTGATCAGGCATCAGTGCAATTAATTGAAAAATTACCAAAAGATCATATCGTGATAAAAGCAGATCCCAAAAGACTTAAACAAGTATTTTTTAACCTTTTATCTAATTCTATAAAGTTCACCAAAGCATCAGGTACTATAACAATTTATGCTGAGAAAGATGAGCCTAAAGGGCTAGTTTATATACAGGTTATAGATACTGGTATAGGAATTGATGAGAGAGATATTCCCAAAGTACTATCAACCTTTGGGCAGATTGATAGTACCGTTGGCAGAAAATACCAAGGAACCGGTCTTGGTTTACCACTTACTCGCAAGTTGGTTGAATTAATGAAAGGTAAATTTGAGTTACAAAGTAAAATAGGCATAGGCACTACTGTAACATTAACTTTTGCTTATGATTAATAAACTTCCTACCCCAAACGTCATGGCAAGGAGCTACTTAGTCAGATGTCACCCCTGCTTTGGTGCGGGGTCTAGATTCCGCACCGAAGCGGGAATGACGAAAAAGTTAGATGTCATATTAAAATAGGAGAATATTATGTTTGAATTAGAGCAAAAATATTTTGGGTTAGTAGCTGGAGTAGATGAAGCTGGCAGAGGGCCGTTAGTGGGACCTGTAGTAGCTGCATCTGTCATCATTGATCAAACAAAAATCATAAATGGTATCAAAGATTCTAAAAAACTTACTAGAGAAAAGAGGAATTTGTTATATGAACAAATAACACAGAATTATATTTGGTCTGTTGGTATAGTGTATCACGATGAGATAGATATAATTAATATCCTTGAAGCGACTAAAAAGGCTTGTACTATATCAGTAGCAAATCTTTCTGTTAAACCGGATACAATATTAGTAGATGGTAACATGAAATTTGCCGATTCAAGATTTATTAGTATAGTAAATGGTGATAATTTATCGATTTCTATTGGAGCGGCATCTATTATTGCAAAAGTTACTAGAGATCGTTTATTACTTGAGTATGCCAAAGAATTTCCAGAATATATGTGGCATAAGAACTTTGGATATGGGACAAAAGAACATCTAAATGCTATACATTCTCATGGTTTTTCACCTTACCATAGAAAAACTTTTAAGATAAAAAGCTTTTAGCCATATATAGTCAATTCAGGAGAATTTGGGGCTAGGAGCGACGAGTAACGACGTCCCCAATTTCCCATCAATTGACTATATTGTTATTAATTTGACTATATTAGTAACTTATGCTTTAATTGAGCATATTAATTAAAATAATTATTGTTATGGAACAATTAAATGCAACTGATGCAAAACGTGAATTTGGTGAATTACTTATTAAAGCTCAAGTAGAACCTATTAGTATAAGAAAAAATGGTAAGCCTATAGCTGTAATAGTTTCTGATAAAGAATTTCAAAAATTGGAAGCCTTTAAAGAACAGCTATTGAAACTTGCTATTGCTGAAGGATTAGATGACATAACAAAAAATAAAATATATGATTATAGGGATGTTTTTAATAACCTACAAATGAAGATCAATGATTCAATGTAAGTTTACTGATAGTGCTAGACGTGATCTTGAAGATATTACAAATTATACTCTAAAATATTGGGGAAAACAACAAGCCATAAAATATCTAGACGAGATATATAGTAAAATTATTACTTTAAGCAGCAGTCCTAGTATAGGTACTTTGCGTGCCGACATATATCATGCGTTACTAAGCTTTCCTATAAAGAAACATGTGCTTTATTATATAAAGCAGGAGGAAGGTATAATTGTTGTTAGAATATTACACAAACATATGTGCCATAAACTCCATAATTTTCCAAACCTAAATAAGTTATAAAATAT comes from Candidatus Tisiphia endosymbiont of Sialis lutaria and encodes:
- a CDS encoding alpha/beta hydrolase is translated as MNKIYNTENKKFITYNHYKSSKKNMPSVMFLHGLMSHMNGTKAVFLENYCKKQDYNFITFDNFGHGISSGDFLDETIGSWLMGVEMVLNKLVLQPTIIIGSSMGAWLAMLAAIKFPSKICSVIGLAPAIDFTENIWENLTESQKKQMQQQKWLDVSGRNCNNTYPISYQLILEAKNHLLLNSNSINLKKPVHLIHGMLDIDVPYNISNKLVEKITSDIVVMKLIKDGHHNLSRESDLAIIANSLEEIIKYKN
- a CDS encoding DUF2608 domain-containing protein, encoding MNNHKFAKTAKVSDFLKVAEVIDKLDQDSLVLFDVDDVLIMAQDEYRLTHPYRREWCVESKKRFTRKERQLFFSIILKNRTIRLVNPNINDILSKLWERQIPTAALTKLYTGRFGVIEDFINWRLKELKGINIDFMKSTPIKEEILIDELHSENGMPMMEEGVILTADIDKGVVLENILHKKNYYPKTIIFVDDVLENIESVEKICTKLQINFYGFEFSGASLVPEAELDKKSEKIRFEILENEHRWLTDLKL
- a CDS encoding efflux RND transporter periplasmic adaptor subunit, producing MLNKLIVFVSICIISCCAIAEKQEGIPVKASKVQMADLHNVFSVVGQCKNDASRDYYANISGTVDVVSDSHGKVNKGDILLIIDKDLATSTKSQAEISLKTAMTAYERDKALFAKKYISSDVLEKSNSDLETAKLAFSKAMNSYNDMVIVAPFDGNIGIIKLKKGDKVEQKNYLFSIIAQNSTTKSILMELPEELYNQVSVSTDLVITDNNGDKINGKIAEISQYVSDNGTIGAKVIVDSNSNMLHRSYVPIDLIINKHRNLAVASQSVQSNSKGQYFVYKLNDNKVQQLYVKLGTSLNGLTEIISDEIKEGDMVVVEGITKINDGSIVKLL
- a CDS encoding SPFH domain-containing protein, yielding MEYILLVCSIVAILIIIQMVKVVPQQQAWIVEKFGKFDSILQPGLSILIPVIQKVAYKHTLKEEAIDVTAQTAISNDNVTLLIDGVLYVKIVDPVAASYGVNSPYYAITQLAQTTMRSEIGKLPLDRTFEERETLNIAIVSAINQAAVNWGIQCMRYEIKDIQPPQTILKAMELQVAAERQKRAQILDSEGNRQAKINHAEGEKAQVVLNSEASYIDQVNRAKGEAEAIGLVAMATAKSIELIAASIQKSGGNDAVSLKIAEQYISAFGELAKDSNTVILPANLSEPGSFITQALSIFDQLKSASDKKLPKESSTKKKLSASE
- a CDS encoding sensor histidine kinase; the protein is MIQNKYIVRLAFFGLFINIIVNMIYYRYFIIEEMILKQVGEANIKIAGVYTKNVWNRNKTAVNKLHEFGYINLLQDADFIKFATTSVDIFVNLNAYISLYDLQGHKIITSSPIQITSQVNFPEDTLYQRIISQFDKYFLKELVVEQAFNKAFKGMTSHILIPRALFHMSGKVEKASCITSYIPIINRDLSRYPVDGVLEINTNITSLWSSIIELEKKVLLTFFIIMLIFLIIVISNTNYAQKIIDQQFEANKALEEAVIKVRNESSAHTKFFANVSHELRTPLNAIIGFSEIMMSTPYNKEHDNYIKDINSAGKHLLSIITDILDLSKASADKLLVEFIELDLNKLITSTVRIMNPRADQASVQLIEKLPKDHIVIKADPKRLKQVFFNLLSNSIKFTKASGTITIYAEKDEPKGLVYIQVIDTGIGIDERDIPKVLSTFGQIDSTVGRKYQGTGLGLPLTRKLVELMKGKFELQSKIGIGTTVTLTFAYD
- a CDS encoding ribonuclease HII, giving the protein MFELEQKYFGLVAGVDEAGRGPLVGPVVAASVIIDQTKIINGIKDSKKLTREKRNLLYEQITQNYIWSVGIVYHDEIDIINILEATKKACTISVANLSVKPDTILVDGNMKFADSRFISIVNGDNLSISIGAASIIAKVTRDRLLLEYAKEFPEYMWHKNFGYGTKEHLNAIHSHGFSPYHRKTFKIKSF
- a CDS encoding type II toxin-antitoxin system prevent-host-death family antitoxin translates to MEQLNATDAKREFGELLIKAQVEPISIRKNGKPIAVIVSDKEFQKLEAFKEQLLKLAIAEGLDDITKNKIYDYRDVFNNLQMKINDSM
- a CDS encoding type II toxin-antitoxin system RelE/ParE family toxin, with the protein product MIQCKFTDSARRDLEDITNYTLKYWGKQQAIKYLDEIYSKIITLSSSPSIGTLRADIYHALLSFPIKKHVLYYIKQEEGIIVVRILHKHMCHKLHNFPNLNKL